CCTTGGTCTTGCCACCGCAACCTGCAGGTCCCATGACTCCCATAGCTCCCATGGACCCATGGACCCATGGGACTTATAGGACCTATAGGACTTATGGGACCTATAGGTCCTATGGGAAACCGCCACGGCGCACGTCCGGTGTTTCACCCCTTCGGGTGCGCCCGGCGGATAACCACCTGTTCGCCATTCCTTCTGGTCAATCCCCCACTCGGATTCCAGCCACCGTGCCGTTTAGGGGGGAGGGCGGCCTGAAGGTGCCGGTGGCATTGCTGAAGCTGATGGTGTAGCTGCCGGTGAGCCTGGTGGGCGCCAGCACGATGTCGGGGGTCATCAGGACGTCGAGGCGGTAGTCGGCGCTGCCGGACAGCGGGACAGGTATCGGCGCGCCGATCACCTGGCCGGCGGCAGTGGCACGCCCGGTCTCCACCAGGCGCACCTGGCCGGTGCCCGCGGCAGAAAGCTGCCGGCTGGCGGGCCGGCCGGTGACCGCGCCCTGGACGGTGTACCACTGGCCGTAGATCAGCTCTTCGCTCTCGATGTGGGTGGTCCAGTCCGGGGTGTGGATCGTGCCGTCAGGATCGACGACGATCTGACCGGTCCAGCTGCCACCGCCGGTGGGGTCGGTGTAGCCCACCTGCCAGGTGCCGGTCATGGCGTCCAGAAGCGAGGCGGCCTGGGGTGCGAACGTCACCTGCAGGAAGTAGGCGCCGGTCCTCTGGGACGAGTAGTGGCGTACCGCGACATGCACCGTGGCCCGGGCCGGGAAGGCGCGCTGCAGCTGGAAGTTGGTGCCGGCGCCGGAGTCGTCGTCCGTGGCCATGTCGGCGCAGCTGGCGTCCTGCAGGGTGCCGAAGGTGTCGGTGCTGCCGGTGCTGGCAACGGTCAGGGTGCCGGGCCCGGGCAGCTCGATGCGGAAGACATCGGTGTCGCCGGCGGTCTCGATGCTGCCGGCCACGGTGTCGCCCGCCGCCACCGTTGTTGCCTGGCTGCAGGTGTTGCCGTGATCGTCGTCCTGGTTGGCGACCGACAGCTGCACGACATTGGACGGCGGGCTGAGGCCGGCCTGATTCCGGGCCAGCACCGCTGCTGCTACCGAGGTGCCGGCCGGGAACGACCGCTGGAAAGAGGTGGCGGTGCCCGCATCCGCCACCATGAGCTGGCCGCCCGCCGGCACCATGGCGACGATGTAGCTGGTGGCGCCGGTCACCGCATTCCAGGAGAGGCTGATGCCGGTGGCGGTAGCGGTCCCGGTCAGGGCCGGGGCCGCGGGCTTGCCGCCCGCCCCCACCTGGACGGTGTTGCTGGCCGGCCCCACACCGGCGGCGTTGTAGGCCCGGATGGCGACGTTGGCGCTGATGCCGGCGGGAAGGGCAAAGGCGACGCCGGTGCGCAGCCCCAGATCCACCTCCTGCGGCGTCCAGGAGGCCGGGGCGACCGGGCCGGCCACGAGCCGGTAGCCGGTGGCGCCGGCCACCGCGCCCCAGGAGAGATTGACCCGGTTGCCGGTGGTGGTGCCGGTGAGCACCGGTGCTGCGGGCGGCTGGACCGCCGGGCAGGCACCCTGGCGGCTGGCGGTGACCTGGCCTACGATGGTGCAGTGGTTGGGGCCATACGCCTCGCTGTACTGGATGCTGTAGGTTCCGGTGCCGGCCTGGCAGGAGGAGAGGGCGAGCTGCACCTGGATGAGGGTCGTCTCGCCCGGCCCATCGCTCTCGCTGGCGGCTGCGGTGTAGGTGGCGCCGCTCACCTGGCCGTTCAGAACGAGCCCCTCGTCCGGCACCAGCATGGTGACCGCAGCACCGCGCTGCTGGATGGTGGCAGCCACAGATCCGTCGGGATCCGGCTGGCACTCGGCGGGGATGTTGGTCGACACCACCCGTTCACCGGAGGTGTGCAGAATCCAGTTGCCGGTGGCATCGAAGGTGGCGGCGCCGGCGTTGGCCGCCGCGACCAGAACGAGCATGATGCCAAGCCAGCCGATCCCCCATGCCTTGCCGCATCTACGCATCTGTTTCCCTCCATTCCGGTTGTCTTCTTGTCCTTTTGGGCGGCCGGCCTGCCGAAGACGGCCCGGGGGCCTTGCCCGCCGGCCGGCCATTGGGTAAGCTCCCCCACACTGAGACCAACCGTATATAGCCGACCCGGCGGTCGGCCGTCAACCAATGTCCACCAGGAACAGACGATGATGCCGGCAGCGCCGTTGCTCGCGGTCCAGGATTTGGCCATCGGCTTCCGGAGCCGGCACGGGCTGGTGCCCGTGGTGCTCGATGTCTCCCTGGCCATCGCCCCGGGGGAGACCCTCTGCCTGGTTGGGGAGTCCGGCTGCGGCAAGACGGTCACTGCCCTGGCTCTCTTGGGCCTGTTGCCCAGACCCAGCGCCGGGATCACCGGCGGCCGGATCTTTCTGGATGGCCAGGACCTGGTGGGGTTGTCCGAGGAGGAGTGGCGGGCGGTCCGCGGCCGGCGCATCGCCATGGTCTTCCAGGAGCCCATGACCAGCCTCAACCCGGTGTTCACCGTGGGGGACCAGATCGGCGAGGCGATCACCGTTCACGAGCGGCTGCCGGCGGCCGAGGTGCGGGCCCGGGTGATCTCCCTCCTGGCGGACGTCGGCATCCCGGCTCCGGAGGAGCGGCTGGGCGATTATCCCCACCAGCTGTCCGGCGGCCAGCGCCAACGGGTGATGATCGCCATGGCGCTGGCCTGCCGGCCACAGCTGCTGGTGGCCGACGAGCCCACCACCGCCCTCGATGTCACGGTGCAGGCCCAGATCCTCGCTCTCTTCGCCGACCTCAAGGCCCGGCACCGCCAGGCCCTTCTCTACATCACCCACGACCTGGGGGTGGTGGCCCACATCGCCGACCGGGTGGCGGTGATGTACGCCGGCATCATCGTCGAGGAGGGCAGCCGGCCGCAGATCTTCCAGGCCCCGGCCCATCCCTACACCCGGGGCCTTCTGGCCTCCCGGCCGGACCGCTCCCTCCGTGGCCAGCGCCTGGTGACCATCCCGGGCAGCGTGCCCGACCCCGCCGAGCGGCCGGCCGGCTGCCCCTTCCACCCCCGCTGCCCCCACGCCATCACCAGCTGCCACACCGATTTCCCTTCCTGGTGCGACCGGGGGGCCGGCCACCGCCACCGCTGCCCGGTGCTGGCGGGCCAGAGGGAGGCCTGAAGGGCGGCGGGTGGCCTGCCCCCCCCCGATGCCCGGTCAGGCATGCTTACGTCGGATCAGGGCCCGGTAGGCCTCGGTGAGGCGGATGAAGAGGTCATGGTCGCCGCCCTTGTCCGGGTGCAGGGCATGGGCGCGCTCCTTGTAGAGACGCTGCAGCTGGCGCCGGGAGAGGCGGGCCAGCTCGTCGCCGCTCACGCCGAACAGGCGCTCGGCCTCTTCCGCGGCCAGGGGCTTCGGCGCCGGCCGCAGCAACCGGCGGTGCCGGGCCATGAATTCCCGGATCAGCCGCGCCTCCGCGGCCTCGGCCGGAAACTCGTAATCGAAGAACTGGATGGCGTGGCGGACCAGATAGGGATGGAGGAACGGGCCGGGCAGGGGACCCATCCAGAAGGCGGGATCCCGGTTCACGGCCGCCAGCTCGGCCAGGAAGACGGCGTCCAGCTCATCCGGGCTCAGGAGCTGGGGCTGGGTGCGGGCATAGGGGCTGGCAAAGAAGCGCTGCAGGTTGAAGGCGGCATAGACATAGGCCTTGTACTCCCGGACCGGCAGCCGCACCTCCTGGAACAGGAAGAACTGCTCCAGCTCGTCCCGGGATTTGTCGGCCAGCTGCCGGAAAGGCCCCATGGGCTCAAGGCCGATGCGGGAGAGGTCCAGCCGGCCGTGGCGGAGGAAGGCCAGCCGCCGGCGATCGAGCAGAAGGATGGCTGCCGCCAGCCGCTGCTCCTCGGCCGGGGTGAGCGCGGGGAGGGGCCGGCGCCGGTGCCGGAACGGGGCCAGGGCCCGTCGCACCTCCGGCCGCAGAAAGAGCCAGAGCAGGTTCTCCAGGGCCTCGTCGTCGGGCACGACACCGGCCGCCTCCAGGGCTGCGGTGAGCTCCGGCGCCAGAAGATAGCTGCGGCCGCCGGGGTAGATGAGATGCCGGCCGGGATCCGGGCCCAGGTCCACCAGCTCCCGGAAGGTCCAGCCGCCGGCGGTGGGCACCGACTCCCGGAGGAGGTAATGGAGCTGGCCGGCAAGGGTGGCTTGCGCGAGATACATGGCCGCTTCCCGCCCCACGGCGAAGGGTCTGGCAGGCCCCCAAAACGCCGGTGGCGCCCGAGGGCGCCCCCGGTCGCGAGCCATTCGGGGGGCCGATCTGCCCGATAGCCCTACTGTGAAACACGAACCGCAGAATGTCCAACAAGGAATTCCGAAGGCTGAAGGAACCGGCAGTGGACATTTCGGATCAGTGCTGCCGGTCCCTTCTGCGGTTGGATATTCCTTGCTCGATATTCGATATTCAGTGGGCCATCGCCTCCATGGCCCGGGCCGGGTTGGCCTCCACGTCCTTGAGGATGTCGATGGTCTTGGCCTCGGGCAGCCAGCTCACCTTGCCGGTGCCCACGTCGTAGATGGCGCCCACCACCTTGACCTTGCCGCCGGTGACCATGTCCCGGGCCGCCGGGCTGGCCATGAACAGGTCCTGGATGCTCTGCCAGACATTCTCCTCGATGCCGAAGGGCACGATCTCGGCGTCCTTGGCCTCGGGATGGG
The sequence above is a segment of the Thermodesulfobacteriota bacterium genome. Coding sequences within it:
- a CDS encoding ABC transporter ATP-binding protein, giving the protein MMPAAPLLAVQDLAIGFRSRHGLVPVVLDVSLAIAPGETLCLVGESGCGKTVTALALLGLLPRPSAGITGGRIFLDGQDLVGLSEEEWRAVRGRRIAMVFQEPMTSLNPVFTVGDQIGEAITVHERLPAAEVRARVISLLADVGIPAPEERLGDYPHQLSGGQRQRVMIAMALACRPQLLVADEPTTALDVTVQAQILALFADLKARHRQALLYITHDLGVVAHIADRVAVMYAGIIVEEGSRPQIFQAPAHPYTRGLLASRPDRSLRGQRLVTIPGSVPDPAERPAGCPFHPRCPHAITSCHTDFPSWCDRGAGHRHRCPVLAGQREA
- a CDS encoding fibronectin type III domain-containing protein; the protein is MRRCGKAWGIGWLGIMLVLVAAANAGAATFDATGNWILHTSGERVVSTNIPAECQPDPDGSVAATIQQRGAAVTMLVPDEGLVLNGQVSGATYTAAASESDGPGETTLIQVQLALSSCQAGTGTYSIQYSEAYGPNHCTIVGQVTASRQGACPAVQPPAAPVLTGTTTGNRVNLSWGAVAGATGYRLVAGPVAPASWTPQEVDLGLRTGVAFALPAGISANVAIRAYNAAGVGPASNTVQVGAGGKPAAPALTGTATATGISLSWNAVTGATSYIVAMVPAGGQLMVADAGTATSFQRSFPAGTSVAAAVLARNQAGLSPPSNVVQLSVANQDDDHGNTCSQATTVAAGDTVAGSIETAGDTDVFRIELPGPGTLTVASTGSTDTFGTLQDASCADMATDDDSGAGTNFQLQRAFPARATVHVAVRHYSSQRTGAYFLQVTFAPQAASLLDAMTGTWQVGYTDPTGGGSWTGQIVVDPDGTIHTPDWTTHIESEELIYGQWYTVQGAVTGRPASRQLSAAGTGQVRLVETGRATAAGQVIGAPIPVPLSGSADYRLDVLMTPDIVLAPTRLTGSYTISFSNATGTFRPPSPLNGTVAGIRVGD